The DNA window CCGCCATGCACGCCACCGTGGCCATGCTCACCTAGTCTCCTTTCTCTCTTGTTGTTAGGCGTTAGAGCATAGCCTTGGGATGGCAAAACTCAACGGGAAGACGGATGCCTAATGCTGTCACCTGGCTCGTCGGAACGCTGCAGCGCCATTGCCGCGCTCGCACCGTCATGCCGCCATGCACGCGGCCATGCCTCACCGGCGCATCCTAGAgccataaccctaaccctagatctccgcTAGGTCACCACAAAGCCGTTGTCGTGCTCACCCGAGCATGCCATGGCCGGACCACCACCACGTAGCGCTGTCGTCCGCCATTGCTGCCGCCACCCTGGCTAGAGGTTGTAATAGCTCCAACCACCTACACCGTTGAGTGCGGAGTGACGAAAGGAAGCCAGTGGTGAAGACCAtgtcgtcggagacctcgtcaTCGGCGAGCTCTCATCGGTCAAAACGCGCCCCTGCCTCTGCGCCTATGACAGGTGGGGCTGAGTTGACCTCGGGTCCTAGCCGTCAGCCTCTTAGGTGCAGTAGACCGGGGGCGCGTAGCGATTTTAGATTTTGATGTTTTCCTTTAATTGtttttagaaattgattcaagcttcaaaaattcataactaattctaggagtgtccaaattgagtgaaccaaattttgttggattcatctcgatgagtactatctgttaaaaatattgaaCTTGGTATGTGCTACAAGTTTATACCCTATTTAAATTATCTTGTTTATTCCTATTAGTCTtgaaaaatgcataactggagtttggGAGATACCAAAAATGTAATCCCAAATTTGCTAGTCTTGTTTTGACATGTTGTAgcttggaaaaatatgaaacccacAGTTGACATGCTTGGGATATGATTTCTTATTTTGGCTTAATTAAATGCTAGTTCTTCTGAAATCAATTGTGGTAGATTTATGTAACCTATGAACATAAATTAATTTTCACAGTATATTGGTATTataaggaatgtaagaaaaatagtaaatctattgcttgacacttttcactatgctaagtaTATTTAAGTGGCTATAAAGCAtgtaacttgttatttttgtagaggttgttgtacttgtccaaatgacatgaaattttaacATCAGTCTCTTGAGAGCATGTATGAGTTGCTATaatttttctagaattttttGTGCCCTAGAAGTAGCAGTTCCAATTTTCATCCAAATTAAATAAAGTAATAAAGGCCTATATACAATTGATTTAGGTCCAACCATTATACCTTTCAACATGTTGGTGATGTATATAATCTGTTGGTTCAGTTGGTTGTGACCAATTTTAATTGGGTGTATGCAATTATATATTTATTGCTCCATAATTCAATTGCATCTAGTTCTTGAATTGTTTGCTTTGTATTAGCATGGTGCCTATTAAATTAGAtgattaggctaattaagataagttgttagcTGCAGGTAATAGACATCCTAATGATGATAAACAACTCTATCTTAGGTTGCTAAAACATGGTGAGTGTATGCTGCTTTACTAGAGggaagatatgcacctacttagtaaactaAAAGTTatctactagagaagagatatgcacttaCTCAAATAAAGCAAAGTAATCTTGCCATCATCTTGTTATGTTGTTGCTAAAATGTatatgcatttcatcataccATACTTACACTTCATCCCTTGTGCATTCGCTATATTTATCTATACCttcatacatataggatcaccAAAGGGAATAACGCTTTTGGAATTCAAGGCAGTGGAAGAGGAGGACCAATAGGAGGCCCAGCAGCCAATAGCTCTAGAAGGCGAAGAACAGGTTCCAAAAAATTTGCCTGAGTGCCCGGACCATAAGCCCTCGTCTtacttgaaaggcaagcctcggagcattctaagcctcctatgttttataaatatcaacttgagtccttttatgtttgatgcattaggttataggagttgattgaaaacactttATGCATATAATtttcttgtccagaaatataccttgaaccctatgtaggtccaggatcgaataaatgcttagcaatgcttagtcggtagaagtcgggtgatttcctatcacctgcgagatataggtgaataccaaatcacggttggctatatttgctatcatgtaaaAGAACCATAGGatgatgtaaatggaggccagacGGAGTCTATGTAGTAGGGtaaactcatgtgattccgtctatgcctgagttgtaccaaaggtgacataagactaccttggtgcaggtatgtctgggtttgtgttaggaatactgtccagctggttgcaatcgattcgaatcactgtctctactggatagtgagaaatttgactgagcttccttctatcataGTGATTAATGACAAGTGGAATGGTTCTGTGGATGATAAAATaattggctatggttactattgttatgttGCTTAATTATATAACACATGTTTGGCagaggttagttgctaatctagagatgaatagctataattaatttggtgaccgaattataaaatatgTAGTTcaattagtcgctttttatgtaaaatgatGTTAAGCCAGCTCCATTTATAAAGCcttacatgatccttggtgtcactttgtttttggttcatgacgggtaagtctagctaagtatcttctcatactcagggtttatttcccacttattgcagatggTACCGTATACCACGGGtactgcaagaattgcttctctcccgccgtggacgaggagtaaggcCACAGGCAAGGCTCTTCTATGTGGTcttatctatgatgcttttgttggacttgatcacaaactggcatgtatttgaacaagTGTGTGTGATGATGGTCTTAAAACTATATCGCTTCCGCTACTACATTTGAactttgggttgtaataactcttttcgtactccgatgtatgttgaactacttgtgaacttatgtaacacgtggcttgtatgttgaatcatgtatgatcttggttgtatattggattattcgagatccttcgtgatactcgacggactaccgggtttatatgggctcaagtatgacagtgcgatcgctCCTGTGGTTGTCATTGTAcgtgtgctcttataaattgatcggtTCTGCCACACCTCCCAACTTggcgaccatttgccaaacttgtTGCTCTTCGTTCTAAGtggtagtatggttttccacacTAAACCACCAACTTGGAATGACTTGCTTTTGACTTTCTTATTATAAGCCTTGGCAACCCAAGCTTTGTCTTTCACCATCTCCTTAAGAGTTTTTAATCTTTTATCGGTCATCTCGTCACCATTATCCATCATTAAATCGTAATACATAACGACGGATAAATtattttgtttagcaagcctatatgcatccaaattcacctCGATGAGTAATACGGCCTCTTGCCCATATAccaactcaaaaggagtaacttTTGTAGCACCATGCCTAGATATGTGAGGTGCCCATAGAGCTACATGAGGCTTAAACGAACAAACAATTAATCATGTGCCAGGATTGCTTTCACGCCGGGATAATCCATGGGGATTGGGCCCGAACCCACCCGTTCCCGGCCCAAACGAACAAGCCTTAATCAACACTCCCGCATCCCTAATAGTTGCTCGTGAGTTCTTTCTCTCCCTCCGTGACTCCACCGTACTCGTTTTAAGGCCATAAAAACAGCGGCTCCCTTAATCAACGCTTGCACGTCTATAACAGTTGCGGTGCGCGAATTCCTTCCTCTCCCTTTGTGACTTCGCACCGGAGGATTCATCGACCTCCACTCTCCAACCCTTCCCCATCTGCCACCAGCCTCACCTACCACCGACGACCAATGGCACCTACCGTCGGCCACACCGCCCACCAATCGCCATCGCCACCGTCAGCTATCCTCAACCCTCATCGAATAAGGATGAAGCGAACCTCTTAGCCCCATGGCCAACTCCGCCCACCTGATGTACCTCGTCACCCGCTTGTGGCACCTTGTCACCTCACTCTCCGCCTACCAACCCACCTATTCGACCGCCACCACAGGGCCCTCCTCCTTCTAAGGCCGTCGGGCATGGAGAAGCCCCCTAAAAACTTAAACCTAACAATCATCGGAGAGAAGGAAGGCgagtcatgcatgcatgcagagaGGAGGGAGACGAGGCACACCTCAAAATCTGCCTTGTCCAATCTCAGGACAGCACGTGTCCGAGCACTACTTTCAGTAGCAGCAACACGCGTCGAGCACTACTTTCAGTAGCAGCGGCACGCGTCAAATAAGGATCGGTGCAAATAGGAGAGGTTTCCTGATAGCCAATTGTAGTAGATAACAAATAATTGAGCAGACGCAACAACGGCCCAAGCAAAACCTATAGAACACGAACAGGGTCTGGCATTCAGAAGTCGTATGCCAGAATAACCAGGAGAGGAGACAGCATACTggactccttttttttttttgctccattTATATGTACATAAGATATTAAGGCTACAgaataatactccctccatcccaaattgtaagtcattccaagaatcttggagagtcaaaatttttcaagtttgaccaaatttatataacaaaataataatatttatcataccaagtaagtatcattagattcttcattagttatattttcatattatacctatttgatgtcatcaatctttgtgtttttctctataattttagtcaaacttaaaaaagtttgactctccaagattcttggaatgacttacaatttgggatggagggagtagtaaacAAACTATAATTTCTTGAAAAGATGTAAACAATCGCTATCAATCTCAGAATCTACAAATCTCGCCCACTACTTTCCAATAGGAAAAAAAATCCACAAATTTATATACTATAAGCAGAAGGTACCCCCATGGAACTTGTAAGCACCGGCTCATCTTTACAAGTTACCAGCCTTGTTGGACGCAGTTTTACTAGGCTTTGTTTTGGCAATGCTAACAAGATCACTAAAGAGCGAATCTTCAGGTCTGCTTGGCCTGTTATGCTGCTGGAGGGAAGACGAGGCGGGTGTGCCATACAGACTGTTGTCTTGCATCGAGAGGCCATTCATCCTCTGAGAAAGATCATTTGCACTAGCATATGCATATGCAGCATTCGGAACATAGTAGCCTCCAGGCTGCTGACCATAGCCATAGCCTGTCATCTGGCCACTAAACATCTGTTGCTGGTAGACAACTCCAGCCATTTGCTGGGGATAAATGCCTACTGGTTGGTTGCCTTGCACTGGCGGATACATTCCTCCATCCTGTGTATTTTGTGTAGCATATGGTTGTTGAGCTAGTCCGGGCTGGAACTGCCCTCCTGGTTGTCCAGTTGGCATTAGTTGCGATGGTAACACTTGCTGCCCAGGATGTGTAATTTGGACTGGCTGGGGTTGACTAACTCCAAATTGTGGCAGAGCTGACAACCCACCAGGATGATCAGCTTCTAATTGCTCAGTTTCTGCAGGCAGAGCTTCCCAGGGTGGTGGTGGAAGGTCGTTGCTTTGTTCATCTTGACCTGTCAAGGACCAATCGCCAATAGTTTGACTATCTGAGGACGAAAACTTCTACATGAAGAAACAAAAAATCTACATAGAAGTACTTCACAAACAGAAAATTTAATCTGCTTGATGCTAAACTTTATCTTGTGCTTTGTTTAGCGTTGAGGTAAATTGTGCTGATTTTGTTTTTTGGAACTTGCTTTAGAAATTTTAGAGTTTGGCTAATTGCTTTTCATTTAAAATACTAAGTTGTAAAATGGAGACATTGCATCTCAATTTACCCAAAAAATGTATCACAGTTCTATGGCACAAAAGCTTGAAATATTAGGAAATAAGAGACGCATACACACAGCAATTGTAATCTGATCCAGAAAAAAGTTAGGGAGTAAAACAATTACCTAGCTCTGTTTTTAACACTTTAGGGACAAACTAATAGAACAAACAAAAATAATACTAAGATACTTGTACATACTAGAAGCTTAAATTAAaagagacagtgttagtaccATAATTCGGTGCCTGCTGTGGTGGAATCATTCTATGGGCAAACTGCCCATTCCATGAACTTGCTGAGGTTAAGTTAGAGCCTTGATCATAGGGTGTCATTGTATCTGAATTTAAGCCATTAGCATATGGTGAAGGATAGTGTGGTAGAACAGGTTGCTGTGGAGCAGGATAGGCTTGTACTGATGGATTAGGATTTGTGTTAGATATAGAAAGTATGGTAGGGTTCTGGCTGGTGTTATTGATAGCATTGCTATCTGAAAACATGTCTAAAAGGTCTAAAGTACTGGGGCTTGACGAAGCTGAAGTTGCAGGCTGAGTCACTATAGGAACAAGAGCTTGGGAATGAACAGGTTCTGGTTTGAAGAACTCATCACCACTAAGTAAGTCAATATTTGTGGTAACAGCTGATTCTCCATAAGACTTTGAAGCACTTGATGATGGCGGTGCAGGAAGTGCTAACTGCTCAAATGGAGTCACACTACTGGCAACTTTAGCAGACCTGACAGGTTCATAGTGTTCATAGGAAAAGTCAGTCAAAGAATAATTCTAAGATACTCTTTCGAGGGTTACTAAACCCTCATCAGCTAAAGGATTATTTCAGCTAGAGTAATAACATGTGAGAAGGACACAACAGAACCTTTGGTCTGCCTCCTTTGTCAGCTCGGGCTTCGTTGGAGAACTGTCTGCGTGGGCTGGGACTGATTTCGGTTTTTCTACTTGAACGGCTATGCCAGCAGCAATTGCATCGTGTTTTGCTAAAACACGCTGTAAATCATCATTCAATGAAAGGCCCTGACTTAATAGGTCCTCGTCCCTGTTGCCATTAAATGTATGGAAAGAATTAGAAACTATTCCACTCTTACATGAAAACAAGCACAGGAAATTCAAAGGATGATAGTAAAACATGTTTTGAATATCCAGTTCAAAGGAAGTAGAAGTAGAGCAAGGGTTTGTTTGCTCGATGACCCCAACTGGCCACACCTAAGCTCCGGCTGGCACAACATGCGGCAAGTTGTGGCACAGAAAAAGTATGCCAAACGCAAAGGCAAGCTATCTAACTATCTACACGAAACCCTGAAGCACCACAGAACTTCTTGTGTCATGTTAGAGTTCAGTTAGCCAACCAAACAGAGAGCTAAAGAATGGCAAAGCTGCGGCAGGTGAGTTGTGGTGTGTTGCTGTtggcaaccaaacacacccttaaaaCATTCTCATACAGCCGGTGTGCTGTAAGCTGTGTCCATTTGGGCATGTAACTAGTAGTCGCTCAGTGAATATCAAGGTTTTGCATTGTTTGATGCTGCACAGTTCTTGGAACGATCGTTCTGACATCGTGCTGTGCAGGCTAAGCATTGCTCAGATGCGTTGGCACGTTTTTGTTTGATTTCAGTTCCATGGTTAAATCTCtgaacgagcatgcttgggttgcaaggtgataccagaggagtgtgttgtttctcaacataagcttttggtggcagactttcgtttttaggtgcgtgcccgtagggataaacaagctaagattgaaagaacaaagtggtggaaactgaaaggggagacgtcagaggtattcagggaaagggttatcaaagagggcttttggaaggaagaagaggacataaacaacatgtgggagaagatggcaaccaacattcggaaggtggcctcagaggtgtgtggagtaaccaaaggaagtggaggcgaggctaaagatacttggtggtggaacgaggaagtccaaagggctattaaggagaagaaagagtgctatagacgcttgtaccataacaggagtgtggacaacatagagaagtacaaggtggcaaagaagactgcaaagcgagctgtaagtgtggcaaagggtagagcgtacgaggatctttaccaacgtttgagtacgaaggaaggagagaaggacatttataggatggctagggttcgtgagagaaagacaagggacttcaaccaagttaagtgcattaaggatgaaagggagcatctcttggtgaaggaggatgaggtccgacatcgatggcaagagtattttgacaaattgttcaatggtgagaatacggacacaacctttcagttggatgactcttttgatgacaccaataggcgctttgtgcagaGAATCCAAGAACCTGAGGTCAAAGAGGCGTTGAAAagaatgaaaggaggtaaggcgatgggaccagatggtatcccaatcgaggatTGGAGATGCCTcgaggacatagctatagtatggctaaccaagctgttcaaccatatttttcgatcgaacaagatgcctgatgagtggagaagtatattggtaccgatctacaagaataaaggagatattcaaagttgtactaattaccagggaattaagttgatgagccatactatgaagctatgggagagagttatcgagcatcgcttgagagcaataacgcgggtctctatgaaccaatttggtttcatgcccagaaggtcaaccatggaagccattttcttaataagacaagttatggagcggtatagggagaagaagaaggacctacacatggtttttattgacttggagaaggcttatgataaaataccaaggtaTGTTATGTGGTGGCCTttagacaaacataaagtcccaacgaagtacgtcgggctcattaagtacatgtacaacaatgttgtgactagagttcgaacaagtgatggagacacagatgacttcccgattaggataggactacatcaagggtcagctttgagcccttatttgtttgccttagtgatggatgaggtcacaagggggaggtcacaagggacatacaaggggacatcccttggtgcatgcttttcgcggacgatgtagtgctagttgatgaaagccggacaggagtgaatcagaaactggagttatggcgggggactttggagtccaaaggttttagactcagtagaattaaaactgagtatatgagatgtgactttggcactactactcgagaggagaaagatattagtttggaaggtcaaatagtgcctaggaaggatacctttcgatatttaggatcaatgctacagagagacagggATATTGACGAAGATGTtaaccatagaatcaaagcagggtggatgaagtggcggcaagcatttGGTGtcttatgtgacaaaagggtaccacagaagctaaaaggcaagttttataggacggcgattagacctgctatgttgtatggtgcagaatgttggcctacgaaaagatgacatgttcaatagataagtgtcgcagaaatacatatgttgcgttggatttgcggtcatacaagaagagatcgagttcggaacgatgatatacgtgatagattagggatagcactaattgaagaaaaacttgtccaacaccggttgagatggtttggacatgtccaacggagacctccagagacaccggtgcatagtggaatcctaaaccAGGATAGTATTGTGAAGAGagccagaggaagaccgaagttgacttgggtagagacaataaaaggagacttgaaaggatggaatatacccaaagacttagccttagataggagtgcttggaagacagctattcacgtgcctgaaccttgattgcttctgctgggtttcaactctagcctaccccaacttgtttgggacttaaaggctttgttgttattgttgttgttgttggttaaATCTCTGAACGCTTTTGTAATTTCATTGATGTAATGTAATAAAATTTGGGATTCCCGTTGTGGGAAAAAAAGTAGAGTAAAAACATTCAAACAGATTTTCAGCAAAGAATGCAGACCCCACAAAAGTCATGTGCATCATGTACAACATGCTCTAATATACTccgtccattccaaattgtaagtcgtttggCTTTACTAGATACATACCTTTTACTGTGTATCTACACAGCGTATATTTGGTGCAAAGCAAAAGCTATAACTAGAAAAGCTCTCACTTAcattttggaatggagggagtagaaaaAATATATGATGTACCGTGTAAACAAAGCATACTGCTTTTCACAAAAAGTAGTTATATTTTTACTATGGTCCATAATACATTATTATTAAAAAAAGGGTTGTGTCAATTCCCATTCCAATAAGGATTTCGGCTGAACAAATTTTATTTCTCCCTGTTAAGTTCGGGTACACAAACATGAAAGAGTAGTTTGGTGGTTCAAATCCAAATCCTAAGTTTCAACAATTAATTTCATTTAGTTTGTATATATACTGGTTGAAAAAGCATAACATGAAGCAGTGACTTACGACGTTGAGTTGACAAGTTGCACCACTCTTTGCTTGTATGAACGGCATTGGTCCACAAGGTCCACAATGACCTCCTGCCTTAGACCCTGCATGTTGACTACTATTTAGAAATCCAGGGATGACTAGAACTTCTGCAACTGTATGGTCCAGTTGAACAATCTGGAACATGTCAACATATAACCCAGTTTTAAGGAAAGAAATCCTCAAGGAAAATGGGAAGGTCATCTCATGATTTTACTAGACGTGTGTAATTACCGAGGGTAAGTAAGCACAAGGTAGAAAATACCTCTCTGTTACCAGGATCAATAGCATTTAACATCTCTGCAAGAACATCCATGACCCCACGTGCATTCTGAATTTCTGTCAGGCTGGCAATAGAAAGACAACGTTATTTTGAAACTTCCTTTAGAAAGGAAATTCATCAAATAAACAAGGCATAGCTAA is part of the Miscanthus floridulus cultivar M001 unplaced genomic scaffold, ASM1932011v1 fs_333_1_2, whole genome shotgun sequence genome and encodes:
- the LOC136531370 gene encoding TOM1-like protein 9 isoform X2, translated to MQVAEKDILHEMVKIAKKKPDYHVKEKILILIDTWQEAFGGARARYPQYYAAYQEMLRAGAVFPQRPESTVPIYTPPQTQPLRNYPPPALRNTDYRQDVPESSSAPEVPALSLTEIQNARGVMDVLAEMLNAIDPGNREGLRQEVIVDLVDQCRSYKQRVVQLVNSTSDEDLLSQGLSLNDDLQRVLAKHDAIAAGIAVQVEKPKSVPAHADSSPTKPELTKEADQRSAKVASSVTPFEQLALPAPPSSSASKSYGESAVTTNIDLLSGDEFFKPEPVHSQALVPIVTQPATSASSSPSTLDLLDMFSDSNAINNTSQNPTILSISNTNPNPSVQAYPAPQQPVLPHYPSPYANGLNSDTMTPYDQGSNLTSASSWNGQFAHRMIPPQQAPNYGQDEQSNDLPPPPWEALPAETEQLEADHPGGLSALPQFGVSQPQPVQITHPGQQVLPSQLMPTGQPGGQFQPGLAQQPYATQNTQDGGMYPPVQGNQPVGIYPQQMAGVVYQQQMFSGQMTGYGYGQQPGGYYVPNAAYAYASANDLSQRMNGLSMQDNSLYGTPASSSLQQHNRPSRPEDSLFSDLVSIAKTKPSKTASNKAGNL
- the LOC136531370 gene encoding TOM1-like protein 9 isoform X1, which produces MPQSVLVERATSESLIGPDWSLNLEMCDILNHDPSQAKDVVKTIKKRIGHKNSKVQLLALTLLETLIKNCGDFVHMQVAEKDILHEMVKIAKKKPDYHVKEKILILIDTWQEAFGGARARYPQYYAAYQEMLRAGAVFPQRPESTVPIYTPPQTQPLRNYPPPALRNTDYRQDVPESSSAPEVPALSLTEIQNARGVMDVLAEMLNAIDPGNREGLRQEVIVDLVDQCRSYKQRVVQLVNSTSDEDLLSQGLSLNDDLQRVLAKHDAIAAGIAVQVEKPKSVPAHADSSPTKPELTKEADQRSAKVASSVTPFEQLALPAPPSSSASKSYGESAVTTNIDLLSGDEFFKPEPVHSQALVPIVTQPATSASSSPSTLDLLDMFSDSNAINNTSQNPTILSISNTNPNPSVQAYPAPQQPVLPHYPSPYANGLNSDTMTPYDQGSNLTSASSWNGQFAHRMIPPQQAPNYGQDEQSNDLPPPPWEALPAETEQLEADHPGGLSALPQFGVSQPQPVQITHPGQQVLPSQLMPTGQPGGQFQPGLAQQPYATQNTQDGGMYPPVQGNQPVGIYPQQMAGVVYQQQMFSGQMTGYGYGQQPGGYYVPNAAYAYASANDLSQRMNGLSMQDNSLYGTPASSSLQQHNRPSRPEDSLFSDLVSIAKTKPSKTASNKAGNL